A single region of the Poecilia reticulata strain Guanapo unplaced genomic scaffold, Guppy_female_1.0+MT scaffold_1083, whole genome shotgun sequence genome encodes:
- the LOC103461329 gene encoding GMP reductase 1-like, translating to VDLRRTFTFRNSKQTYTGIPIIAANMDTTGTFEMAKVLSKHTLFTAIHKHYSVEDWKSFAADHPECLEHVAASSGSGNADLEKLCAILQAVPALQYICLDVANGYSEYFVEFVKTVREKFPKHTIMAGNVVTGEMVEELILSGADIIKVGIGPGSVCTTRIKTGVGYPQLSAVIECADSAHGLKGHIISVRTCCLCLYDCERADGQLSCGNTRAFAV from the exons GTGGATCTTCGAAGGACCTTCACATTCCGCAACTCCAAGCAGACCTACACTGGCATCCCCATCATTGCAGCCAACATGGACACAACAGGAACCTTTGAGATGGCAAAGGTTCTCAGTAAA CACACCCTCTTCACAGCCATTCATAAACACTACTCTGTAGAAGACTGGAAAAGCTTTGCTGCTGACCATCCAGAATGCTTAGAG CATGTAGCCGCCAGCTCAGGCAGTGGCAATGCAGACCTGGAGAAGCTGTGTGCCATCCTGCAGGCCGTCCCTGCCCTCCAGTACATCTGTCTGGATGTGGCCAATGGCTACTCTGAGTACTTTGTGGAGTTCGTCAAGACGGTGAGGGAAAAGTTCCCCAAACACACTATCATG GCTGGAAATGTGGTAACCGGGGAGATGGTGGAGGAGCTCATCCTCTCTGGTGCTGATATAATCAAAGTTGGTATCGGTCCAG GTTCGGTGTGCACGACCAGGATCAAGACAGGAGTGGGTTATCCACAGCTGAGCGCTGTCATAGAGTGTGCAGACTCAGCACATGGACTCAAAGGACACATTATCTCTGTAAGGACATGTTGTTTGTGCTTATACGACTGTGAAAGGGCTGACGGACAGCTTAGTTGTGGAAATACAAGAGCATTTGCTGTCTGA